A section of the Lepus europaeus isolate LE1 chromosome 19, mLepTim1.pri, whole genome shotgun sequence genome encodes:
- the LOC133748817 gene encoding olfactory receptor 6Z7: MEKSLELANMTRVQQFVLLGLSSSPGIRDALFAIFLTLYMLTLLENTLIIYLICSHRELHKPMYFFLGNLSGLKMCYVSVTMPSLLAGLWNGIYHIFFVACMTQLFFFIVLVGTECILLASMGYDRYVAICHPLHYPLLMRPQVCLGLAMTSWLGGLVVSLAKTTCIATLSYCGPNVINHFFCDVAPLLDLSCTHVALTELVDFVSAIVILWGCLILTMTSYVAIGRAVLRMPSAAARYKAFSTCASHLVVVGIFYSVTIFIYARPSHMEAMDLNKMLSVIYTVVTPMCNPVIYCLRNKEVQAAFYKTLHWS; this comes from the coding sequence ATGGAGAAATCCCTGGAATTGGCCAACATGACCAGAGTCCAGCAGTTTGTCTTGCTGGGTTTGTCCAGTAGCCCGGGCATAAGGGACGCCCTGTTTGCCATCTTCCTGACTCTCTACATGCTGACCCTCCTGGAGAACACGCTCATCATCTACCTCATCTGCAGCCACAGAGAGCTCCACaagcccatgtacttcttcctgggCAACCTCAGCGGCCTGAAGATGTGCTACGTGTCAGTGACCATGCCCAGCCTGCTGGCGGGGCTGTGGAATGGcatctaccacattttctttgtggcCTGCATGACTCAGCTCTTCTTCTTCATAGTCCTTGTTGGCACAGAGTGCATCCTCCTGGCCTCCATGGGCtatgaccgctatgtggccatctgccACCCACTGCACTACCCACTGCTCATGCGGCCCCAGGTCTGCCTAGGCTTGGCCATGACTTCGTGGCTGGGTGGGCTTGTAGTATCTCTGGCCAAGACCACATGCATTGCCACCCTGTCCTACTGTGGCCCCAATGTCATCAACCACTTTTTCTGTGATGTGGCCCCTCTGTTGGATCTGTCTTGTACTCATGTGGCCCTCACTGAGCTGGTGGACTTTGTCTCTGCCATCGTCATCCTCTGGGGTTGCCTTATTCTGACTATGACCTCTTATGTGGCTATTGGTAGGGCTGTGCTCCGcatgccatcagctgctgcccgcTACAAAGCCTTCTCCACCTGCGCCTCCCACCTGGTGGTGGTGGGCATATTCTATTCAGTCACAATCTTCATCTATGCCCGTCCCAGCCACATGGAGGCCATGGACCTCAACAAGATGCTCTCTGTCATCTACACGGTGGTCACACCCATGTGCAACCCTGTCATCTACTGTCTGCGCAACAAGGAGGTCCAGGCAGCTTTCTATAAAACCCTGCACTGGTCCTGA
- the LOC133748654 gene encoding olfactory receptor 6Z7-like: MELANMSSGPDVILLGLSARQGVRGGLFILFLALYLLALLENTLIIYLICSHRELHKPMYFFLGNLSGLEMCYVSVTMPSLLAGLWTGPYHVPFTACMTQLFFFISLIGTKCTLLASMAYDRYVAICHPLHYPLLMRPQVCLGLAVTSWLGGLVVSVVKTTCIASLSYCGPNILNHFFCDVSPLLNLSCTPVALTELVDFVSAIVIFWGPLLVALVSYVAIGRALLHMPPAAAHCKAFSTCASHLVVMGVFYSVVLFLYSRPSRTASTDLNKMLSVIYTVATPMCSPIVYCLRNREVHVVLQKTRHPR, from the coding sequence ATGGAATTGGCCAACATGTCCAGTGGCCCTGATGTTATCCTCCTGGGTTTGTCTGCCAGGCAAGGTGTAAGGGGTGGCCTGTTCATTCTCTTCCTGGCTCTCTACCTGCTGGCCCTCCTGGAGAACACGCTCATCATCTACCTCATCTGCAGCCACAGAGAGCTCCACaagcccatgtacttcttcctgggCAACCTCAGCGGCCTGGAGATGTGCTACGTGTCGGTGACCATGCCCAGCCTGCTGGCGGGGCTGTGGACTGGACCCTACCATGTGCCCTTCACAGCCTGCATGACTCAGCTCTTCTTCTTCATCTCTCTCATTGGTACCAAGTGCACCCTCCTGGCCTccatggcctatgaccgctaCGTGGCCATCTGCCACCCACTGCACTACCCACTGCTCATGCGGCCCCAGGTCTGCCTCGGCTTGGCCGTGACTTCTTGGCTTGGTGGACTGGTGGTCTCAGTGGTCAAGACCACATGCATTGCCAGCCTGTCTTACTGTGGACCCAATATCCTCAATCACTTCTTCTGTgatgtctctcctcttctcaacCTGTCCTGCACCCCTGTGGCCCTCACAGAGCTGGTGGACTTCGTCTCTGCCATTGTCATCTTCTGGGGGCCATTACTCGTTgctctggtctcctatgtggccaTAGGAAGGGCCCTGCTCCACATGCCACCAGCCGCTGCCCACTGCAAAGccttctccacctgtgcctcccatCTGGTAGTGATGGGCGTCTTCTATTCAGTGGTCCTCTTCTTGTATTCCCGTCCCAGCCGCACGGCATCCACGGACCTCAACAAGATGCTGTCAGTCATCTACACAGTGGCCACGCCCATGTGCAGTCCCATCGTCTACTGCCTGCGCAACAGGGAGGTCCACGTAGTGCTGCAGAAGACCCGCCACCCTCGCTGA
- the LOC133748653 gene encoding olfactory receptor 6Z7-like, whose amino-acid sequence MERSPELANVTRVQQFVLLGFSTKLGIRDALFAIFLTLYLLTLLENALIIYLICSHRELHKPMYFFLGNLSCLEMCYVSVTMPSLLAGLWTGPYQVPFTACMTQLFFFVSLICTECTLLASMAYDRYVAICRPLHYPLLMRPQVCLGLSLSSWLGGFIVSAVKTKCIASLSYCGPNVLNQFFCDVSPLLNLSCTHVALTELVDFISAIVIFCGTLLVSLASYAAIGATVLRMPSAAARRKAFSTCASHLVVVGIFYSAALFIYCRPSRIKSMDLNKVLSVIYTVVTPMCNPVIYCLRNKEVHAVLRKTLSWL is encoded by the coding sequence ATGGAGAGGTCTCCGGAGTTGGCCAATGTGACCAGAGTCCAGCAATTTGTCTTGCTGGGATTTTCCACGAAACTGGGTATAAGGGACGCCCTGTTTGCCATCTTCCTGACTCTCTACCTGCTGACTCTCTTGGAGAATGCACTCATCATCTACCTCATCTGCAGCCACAGAGAGCTCCACaagcccatgtacttcttcctgggCAACCTCAGCTGCCTGGAGATGTGCTACGTGTCGGTGACCATGCCCAGCCTGCTGGCGGGGCTGTGGACTGGACCCTACCAGGTGCCCTTCACAGCCTGCATGACCCAATTgttcttttttgtctctctcaTCTGCACAGAGTGCACCCTCCTGGCCTccatggcctatgaccgctaCGTGGCCATCTGCCGCCCTCTGCACTACCCACTGCTCATGCGGCCCCAGGTCTGCCTGGGCTTATCCTTGTCCTCATGGCTTGGTGGGTTTATTGTctcagcagtaaaaacaaaatgCATTGCCAGCCTGTCTTACTGCGGCCCCAATGTCCTCAACCAATTTTTCTGCGACGTCTCCCCTCTGCTCAACctgtcctgcacccatgtggcccTCACAGAGCTAGTGGACTTCATCTCTGCCATCGTCATCTTCTGTGGAACTCTGCTAGTCTCCCTGGCCTCCTATGCAGCCATTGGGGCGACTGTGCTCCGCATGCCCTCAGCGGCTGCCCGGCGCAAGGctttctccacctgtgcctcccacctgGTGGTGGTGGGCATCTTCTACTCGGCAGCTCTCTTCATCTACTGCCGGCCCAGCCGCATCAAGTCCATGGACCTCAACAAGGTGCTGTCAGTCATCTACACGGTGGTCACACCCATGTGCAACCCTGTCATCTACTGCCTGCGCAACAAGGAGGTCCACGCAGTGCTGCGGAAGACTCTATCCTGGCTCTGA
- the LOC133748819 gene encoding olfactory receptor 6Z7-like — protein MEKSLELANTTRVQEFVLLGLSTKLGIRDALFLVFLTLYVLTLLENTLIIYLICSHSELHKPMYFFLGNLSCLEMCYVSVTMPSLLAGLWTGPCHVPFTACMTQLFFFISLICTECTLLASMAYDRYVAICRPLHYPLLMRPQVCLGLSLSSWLGGLVVSVIKTACIASLSYCGPNVLNHFFCDVSPMLNLSCTHVSLTELVDFVSAIVILWGSLLLAMASYVAIGRAVLRMPSASARHKAFSTCASHLLVVGIFYSATIFIYARPSRIEAMDLNKVLSVIYTVVTPMCNPIIYCLRNKEVQAAFYKTLHWS, from the coding sequence ATGGAGAAGTCCCTGGAACTGGCCAACACGACCAGAGTCCAAGAATTTGTCTTGCTGGGTTTGTCCACCAAGCTGGGCATAAGGGACGCCCTGTTCCTTGTCTTCCTGACTCTCTACGTGCTGACCCTCCTGGAGAACACGCTCATCATCTACCTCATCTGCAGCCACAGTGAGCTCCACaaacccatgtacttcttcctgggCAACCTCAGCTGCCTAGAGATGTGCTACGTGTCGGTGACCATGCCCAGCCTGCTGGCGGGGCTGTGGACCGGACCCTGCCATGTGCCCTTCACAGCCTGCATGACTCAGCTGTTCTTCTTCATCTCTCTCATCTGCACAGAGTGCACCCTCCTGGCCTccatggcctatgaccgctatgtggccatctgccGCCCTCTGCACTACCCACTGCTCATGCGGCCCCAGGTCTGCCTGGGCTTATCTTTGTCCTCATGGCTTGGTGGGCTGGTGGTCtcagtcatcaaaacagcatgcatTGCTAGCCTGTCCTACTGTGGCCCCAATGTTCTCAACCACTTCTTCTGCGATGTCTCCCCTATGCTCAACctgtcctgcacccacgtgtccCTGACAGAGCTGGTGGACTTCGTTTCTGCAATTGTCATCCTTtggggttccctgctcctggccatGGCCTCCTATGTGGCCATTGGTAGGGCTGTGCTCCGCATGCCATCAGCTTCTGCCCGCCACAAAGccttctccacctgtgcctcccatTTGCTGGTGGTCGGCATCTTTTACTCAGCCACAATCTTCATCTATGCCCGTCCCAGCCGCATAGAAGCCATGGACCTCAACAAGGTGCTGTCAGTCATCTACACAGTGGTCACACCCATGTGCAATCCCATCATCTATTGTCTGCGCAACAAGGAGGTCCAGGCAGCTTTCTATAAAACCCTGCACTGGTCCTGA